The Linepithema humile isolate Giens D197 chromosome 7, Lhum_UNIL_v1.0, whole genome shotgun sequence genome has a window encoding:
- the LOC105668218 gene encoding coiled-coil domain-containing protein 12, translating to MIDEKIGSLEEEALKRKARLQALKRKNEEGKETENNTGENLPKPKFRSYKPQDESLKNNVIEDAKPGDVETIVQEQLDAASSKVVIEELDISNLAPRKPDWDLKRDIAKKLEILERRTQKAIAEEVRARLKQGQQELAAYVNEPGKV from the exons atgatagatGAAAAAATAGGTTCGTTGGAAGAAGAAGCTCTAAAGAGAAAAGCACGGCTTCAAGCGCTTAAGAGGAAAAATGAAGAAGGCAAGGAAACCGAGAACAACACAGGCGAAAATTTACCAAA ACCAAAATTTCGAAGTTATAAGCCCCAGGAcgaaagtttgaaaaataatgtgatAGAAGATGCAAAACCCGGAGATGTAGAAACCATAGTTCAAGAACAATTGGACGCAGCCAGTAGCAAAGTGGTTATTGAGGAATTA GACATCAGTAATCTAGCACCTAGGAAACCTGATTGGGATTTAAAACGAGATATAgccaaaaaattagaaatattagaaaggAGAACACAGAAGGCAATAGCGGAAGAAGTGAGGGCACGTCTCAAACAAGGCCAACAAGAGCTAGCAGCTTATGTCAATGAACCTGGCaaagtataa
- the LOC105668215 gene encoding carbonic anhydrase 2, translating to MMFSIAPLGFLFLSGFCFGQEFGYEGRNGPSNWGEDFHACIGKHQSPINIEEHNVKNVSLPPLKLNGIDNLYLFMTNNGHTVMLKTNDSRAAILSGGPLGDNIYVFEQLHFHWGENDHEGSEDLINNHSFSMEMHAVFYKEDYKSMEEALNHDDGLTVLAYFYEVGSQQNVAYEPIVAALPDVVAVGSKEKILQQPLLLGKLLIPNIATMQDYFTYNGSLTTPPCLEIVTWIDFKDHQRLSHDQLAAFRDVQNPEGNKLTHNFRPVQPLEDRVVFQNIPKEQSIPKTPDYHRFDGSSGQHNLKVPFTIVALGILFAVFLLAI from the exons ATGATGTTCTCGATCGCTCCTCTTGGCTTTCTTTTCCTCTCAG GATTCTGTTTCGGTCAAGAGTTCGGTTATGAAGGAAGGAACG GTCCGTCGAATTGGGGCGAGGATTTTCACGCGTGCATTGGAAAGCACCAGTCGCCCATTAATATAGAAGAGCACAATGTCAAGAACGTCAGTCTACCGCCATTGAAATTGAACGGCATCGACAATCTGTACCTGTTCATGACGAACAATGGTCACACGG TTATGTTGAAAACCAATGACTCCAGAGCGGCTATACTGTCCGGAGGACCTTTGGGGGATAATATTTACGTGTTTGAGCAATTGCATTTTCATTGGGGCGAGAATGATCACGAGGGATCCgaagatttaattaacaatcacTCGTTCTCGATGGAAATGCACGCTGTATTTTACAAAGAAGATTACAAGTCGATGGAGGAAGCTCTTAATCACGATGACGGATTGACTGTTTTAGCATATTTTTACGAA GTAGGTTCTCAACAAAATGTAGCATACGAGCCCATCGTAGCAGCATTACCTGACGTAGTGGCAGTGGGTAGTaaggaaaaaatattgcaacagCCCTTATTGTTAGGGAAATTGCTTATACCAAACATCGCGACCATGCAGGATTATTTCACGTACAACGGCTCGTTAACCACTCCACCTTGTCTCGAGATTGTTACGTGGATTGACTTCAAGGATCATCAACGCTTGTCGCACGATCAG TTGGCTGCTTTTCGCGATGTACAAAATCCGGAGGGCAACAAATTGACCCACAACTTTCGACCAGTACAGCCATTAGAGGATCGAGtagtttttcaaaatattccaAAAGAGCAAAGCATACCAAAGACTCCTGACTACCATCGTTTTGATGGGAGTTCTGGACAGCACAATCTCAAGGTGCCGTTTACAATCGTCGCATTaggaattttatttgcagtCTTTTTGCTTGCCATATAA